The genomic region ACTGACCGTCTAAATTCAATCGATAGATCTTGCCTTCTATATCCGTAATGAAATGACTACCGTCTGGCGCAAATTTAATGAAAAATCGCTCATACACTGAATGGCTGGCATGACGTTTAATTTCCGCCTCACTTTTGACTTTACCTGATAGCGTTAAAGTTCTCACTACGTTCGAATTTTCGCTGCCTAGAGTGACCGTCGCCAAAAGGCCTGATTTACGCGAGTAGTCTAACGAGTAGATGCGCCCAGCATGTTCATGTGGTACTTGCGATATTTGATCGGAAACAGCATCGTAGATAACCAGCTCAGGTCGATTGCTCTCTAGGTCTGGGTATTGAAGTAAAGCGATACGTCCGTCATTTAACCACGTTGGGTGAGTCGTTTTTATTTCTGCACAGTCATAACGCAACTTATTGTTTGCGTTGCCGTTCCAAGCATGAGCAAAATCCAAGGTTTGTAATTGCCAGCACTGCTTGGTTTCTGTTGGTGCATCTGAGCAATTTGATTGCAGCACAAATGCTAATTGTGAGCCATCAGAAGACCAACTCAATTGACTATAGTGGCCAGGCTCGGTACTTAATCGTTGCTCTTGATTATTGTTCAGATCTTTTGCCCATAAATGACTTTCACACTGACCGACAAATCGATTAAAGACTAAGTATTTACCATCAGGAGAATAAGCAGCATTGTATTCTTGTTCATCACTTGCAGTAAGCGGTGTTACTTGATCATAAATAACGGGTTTAGATGGCCATAGAATAATAAGCGATAAAATAGCGATAGCAATACCAGCAAATAACAACCAGTTTTTGCCCTGCTTAGGTTGTTCAGATATTAACTGCGGGGCTTGCTTAATTTCATTATTATCCCAACGAACATTGGCTTCTAAACTGTATCCTTTTTTTGCGTGGGTTTTGATAAACGCTTGTTTTTTACTATCGTCACCAAATGCTTTTCTCAATTGAGCAATCGCTCTTTGTAACGTATTCGGGCCAACAACGCTGTTTTCCCAAACAATGTCCATAAGCTCATCATGACTCACCACTTCGCCAGCGCGTGAAGCTAAAACCTCTAACACTTTAAGTGCTTTTGGTGGAATAGGCGTAGCCTGTTGTTGATGCTCTATCTGGTTACGAGAAACATCAATAAAGTAGTTATTTACCCAAAACGTTTTGGTCATAAAAGAGATTACAGTTCTTATTCGTTATGCATCAAATCTTACCTCGCTCTTTGCCCCAAAATAAAGAAAAAACAAAGAAATCAGCTAAACGTCAGGTTTTTTTCATGTACGTCAGCTCGCATACAGGCAAGGTAGAGCAATAGTTATTCACTATGAAACCAAGTGACTAAGGAAAGAGAGAAAGACAATGAATTTACCTATCAAAAACCTAATGACAATAGCCTTATTGGCTAGTGTGAGTAGTATGGCTTCTGCTGATACTAAATTAACGGGCCCTTATTTAGGACAAAAAGCTCCGGGATTAACAGCTGAGATATTCGCACCAAATATCATCTCAACAAGAGGTTGGGAATATGGCGTCGTTTTCGCACCAAACATGAAAGAAATGTACATGGTTCGAGAAGTAAATGCAGACACTAAACCTGAACAACAATTTGTCGTTTATGAACAAGATGGTGATAACTGGAATGAACGCGTCATTTCAAAAAGAGTTGGCACACCGACTTTGTCACCGAATAACAAAATTATGTTTTTTGGCAGGGGTTACAAAGAAAGAACAACCGATGGTTGGTCAGAAATGAAGAGATTGGGGCCAGATTTTGAACCTTATCGTATTATGCGTGTAACTTCTTCTCTAAACGGCACCATAGCGTTTGATGAAGCTAGCAGTGACGGTAATGGGGTTTTGCGTTATTCAACTATGGAATACGGCAAGTTAAGTACACCTCAACCATTTCCAACGGTTATTAATACAGGTACGTGGAATGCACACCCTTTTATCGCACCTGATGAAAGCTATGTGATTTGGGACGGGCAAAGGGGTGAAGATACCCGTAATTCAGATCTTTTTATTAGTTTCAAAGAACTAGATGGCACATGGGGTGATGCGATTAAATTTGGTGATAACGTTAACACCTCAGAAAATGAGTTTGCAGCACAACTATCACCCGATGGAAAATACCTGTTCTTTAACCGTAATGGCGATGACCGCAATGTAGATACCTATTGGGTAGATGCCAAAGTGATTGAAGACCTAAAACCAGCTCACATTAAAAAATATCTAGCCAAACTAGGCCCATTGCCAACAGCAGTTCAGGCGTCAGGATCACTATGGGATATAGCACCTCTTGAGAAAGCTTTTACCAATACAGCGCCAACTTCGTCTGA from Thalassotalea sp. Sam97 harbors:
- a CDS encoding winged helix-turn-helix domain-containing protein, with translation MTKTFWVNNYFIDVSRNQIEHQQQATPIPPKALKVLEVLASRAGEVVSHDELMDIVWENSVVGPNTLQRAIAQLRKAFGDDSKKQAFIKTHAKKGYSLEANVRWDNNEIKQAPQLISEQPKQGKNWLLFAGIAIAILSLIILWPSKPVIYDQVTPLTASDEQEYNAAYSPDGKYLVFNRFVGQCESHLWAKDLNNNQEQRLSTEPGHYSQLSWSSDGSQLAFVLQSNCSDAPTETKQCWQLQTLDFAHAWNGNANNKLRYDCAEIKTTHPTWLNDGRIALLQYPDLESNRPELVIYDAVSDQISQVPHEHAGRIYSLDYSRKSGLLATVTLGSENSNVVRTLTLSGKVKSEAEIKRHASHSVYERFFIKFAPDGSHFITDIEGKIYRLNLDGQLDLLHPVSHTGLWTPSYHPDQTRFAVTYGTKDFDIGYLTLDGEQAEFDIFSRSTVPDINAKFQPDGNLIAFVSFRSGERQLWIKDNEKTYQLTKFEQGLKSTRYDWAPGGKSLVVNVNNQITLVNLDGSYQMVESPVAARLVLPWTIPHKLLVIDNQAGKQQLFDIDLNTGETTDLNIQNVSWATYTKNNQIVYVDQQGNFWLQANDGKQALTMLNQKLDGDYALPIGDNIYGLDLNANFWRYNLTNHELKIVAALDKDTTYISDIKDDKILATKFIGGRRELVEYSQR